The Brassica oleracea var. oleracea cultivar TO1000 chromosome C6, BOL, whole genome shotgun sequence genome includes a region encoding these proteins:
- the LOC106299173 gene encoding uncharacterized protein LOC106299173, producing MEWPIEARVTLLGDVYPLSEDEQEWAHKQYIAKHPHGLSEQWGNFHYFRMQNISDIYFIGGFGTVAWVDVKEYEALQPDKIAIDGGEHNLKELNAIFSKPLRELLASESEVDDAALISIDSKGIDVRVRQGVVWFLFFDFLAKVL from the exons ATGGAGTGGCCTATCGAAGCAAGAGTGACATTACTTGGTGATGTCTATCCATTGTCAGAAGATGAACAG GAGTGGGCACATAAGCAATATATCGCAAAGCACCCGCACGGGCTTTCAGAGCAATGGGGAAACTTCCACTATTTTAGAATGCAGAACATAAG TGATATATATTTCATTGGAGGGTTTGGAACGGTCGCATGGGTTGATGTCAAAGAGTATGAGGCTTTACAGCCTGATAAGATAGCCATCGATGGTGGAGAGCACAACCTCAAG GAACTAAATGCCATCTTCTCAAAGCCGCTTAGAGAGCTACTGGCTTCTGAATCAGAGGTAGACGATGCCGCTCTCATTTCTATAGATAGCAAAGGGATAGATGTACGGGTTCGTCAGGGTGTTGTTTGGTTCCTCTTTTTTGACTTTTTAGCTAAAGTTTTGTAG